The sequence below is a genomic window from Serratia nevei.
CGATCGGTGAACCAACTGATCCCGGTGCAACCCACGTTGAAACTGACGTCAGTCAGCGCTTCAAACACGAATTGCGGGGCGGCGGCACCGTTAAAGTTGCTGTTGATACACTTTTCCGCGCGTACCAGGTCGTTTACCCAACGCTCGGCGATCTCCGTTTCCGAGTACTGCCGATCCTCGACGCGGGTCGTTGAGCCCATGCCGATGGTCAGCACCCCGGCGGGGCAGTAGTAGGGCGTCTTGCGGCAGTCCTCATACTTCGCCATTTTTAACTGTGCCGCCTGGCTGGTGCGAACCTTCTCGGGCCAAAGGGCACCGGCCAGCGCCACAATGGCGGCCACGCTGCAGGCGATAACGCTTTTTCGTCTCACCGGTGGCCCCCTTTCAACTCGCTGATAAGCGCCTTCACATCCTGCCGGTTCTCGGCATCGCTGCGCACCGCGTCAACCAGCTGCGCCAGCAGGGCGTTGGTGGTCGCCTGGCTGCGCGCTACCCGGCGGCGGTGGATTTCGCCCAGCGCCGCGGCGATAAGGCCGATCACCAGCCCGCCTGTCGCCAGCCATTCGCGCTGCGTCATCATGCCGATGCCCATCAGCACGGTGGAATAGGAGTAGATCACCCAGCTCCAGAGGCGGTCGATTACGTCCATAGCTGCACCGTCTCCTGTTGGGTTGAACGTTCGATTTCCGGCAGCTCGACCACCTGGCCGGCAGTCAAAAATATCTGTTCGGCGATCCCAGGATTGGCGGCCAACACGATTTCGGTCACGCCTTGCGTGGTGCCGTAGTGTCGCTGGCACAGCAGATCCAGCGTGTCGCCCTGCATTGCTTGCACCTTCACTAAAATGCCTCCGCAAAATTGCGCACTTCGTCGCGAATATCGGCGATAGCCCAGCGGGCATCCCGCCACAGATCTGCCGCCTGCAGCGTCAACCCGGCGGCGCGTTTCTCGCCGGCGTCGCCGGTGGTGTCGACGTCGCGATAGTTTTCGATCAGCAGCGCGCGTGTGATGCTGAATACCGCGCGGCGGTAGCGGTGGATCTTCACGCTCACGTCGTTGATTTGGCGGGCTGGCACGGTCTCCAGCGACGTGAAGCCGGCCTTCAGTTGGCTCGCTTGCCAGCCCGTCAGTTGGTCGATCACATGGCCTGTCGCCTCAATCGCGGCCTGTTTTAAGCGGGTAGTGGTCACCGCGCCGGTGATGCGCATCTCAAGGCGCACGTCTTTGAGCGCAATCGCGGGCCAGAAGGGGCCGGCGGTGATGGTCTCGCCGCCATCGTCGGTATCTGGCACATCGTCAGCGGCGGGGGTGACGGTACGCCCGGCAACAAGGCTCATGGCCCAATCTCCTCAAAAGGTGGCGGTGAGCGGACGGGGAAAAGCACACGCGAAGCGCTGCAGATCTCCGCCCGCGCCGCCAGCGCACGGGGCGCAAGTCGTTTTATTCGGTGGCGTCCTGCTTGGTTTTCTTACCGGCGCCCTTGCCGGCGGGTTTTTTAGCGGCTGATGGCTTACGCGCGGTGCTGCTGCGCTGCCGGCGCTGGGTGGCCGGTACAGTCGTTTTTGATGCTGCTGCAGCGTCGGTCGTTGCCGCGGTGCCGGATGTGTCGGCATCGTTATCGCCTGCGCCGTCGGTAGTCTGGCTGGCCTTCTTGACCTGGCGTGCCAGGCTCTCGATCGCTTTTTTCACGCCGGCGTTGGCGTCCAGTTTCAGCGCCTGGCGCAGCAGTTCCAGCGCCTTCGCCTGGGCGGAATCATCGCCACCGCGCAAGGCAAAGCCGCGCACCTTGAACAGTTTGGCGAGCACGACGTCAGGCATATCCTTGCCATCGACGATTTGCGCGAGCTCGTCCAGCACCTGCAGGTGTGCGGTCAAATCGGTACTCTCGTCGGCCTTGACCTGTACAAGAATGGGATCGCAAAGCTCTTCCACGAGTGCCGTCGCGGCCGTGCGGCGGAACTGGTCAGGCATCGCGAGGTTGTGCTCGATGACATAGCGGCCGATACGCACCGCGAGCGGATAATCGCCGGCGTCAATCGCCCAGATCATCAGGGTGACGATGACCTCGTCCTGCCGGCCGCTGTTGCCGTCGAGCGTGCCTTCGATCCAGCCTTCATAGTGCGGAAGCAGCTGCTTTTTCATCTCCGCTTTCGCCTGGTCGGACTGCACGCGTTTGAGTGCACTCTGATCCATGCGCAGGCGGTGAAGGATTTGTTCATGTGCGGTGCGGGCGGCTTCTGTGAACTCCTCGGTCTTACCGTGGCGTTCCGCCATCACGCGCTGAAAATGTCGTTGTGCCGGTGTCAGCATTGTCCTGTCCCCAAAGGGGGCGGGCAGGTGCCCGCCCGGGTGATTAACCGCCGTTCTCAGGCTGCGCGAAGGTGATGCCGTCGATAAAGGCGACGTTGCCGTAGTCCTCGACCACGAAGTCATCGTTCGACGACTGGTAAGTCGCGACGCGGTTGTACTCCGGCTCTTCCTTGATGCTGCGGCGCAGGCTCCCGCGCTGGTAGTACACCGACAGGTTTTTAAACGGCGTGATCAGGATGCCGTTCACCGGGAAGTACGGCGCGATGAAGGTCGGCATGTTCCCGACGCGCTCCTGCGCAACAATGAGCTGACCGGCCAACATTTCGGTGTTCGGGTTGGTCTGGCTCATGGCGTTGATCGCCGGGAAATTGCTACTGGTCAGCAGGTCACCGGCCAGGATCACCACGTTATCCGGGTTACGCTTGTGCCATTCTTCCATCAGGCTGTTTTTGGCGTCATAAACTGCTGACGTCAGGTTGCCGTAGGTGCCTTTGGCGATGATCTTGTTGTCGTCATCACGAGCCGTCACGGTCACACCGGAAATCATGCGGTGTGGGGCTTCTGTGCGAATTTTTTCCAGCCAGCCGATGCCGCAGTCCTGCAACAGCGGGTTAGCGGCGCGGTTGGATGGATCGGCATAGTTTGTGCCGTTGAAGCCGATCATGATGCGGTCAAGCGACATCTGGCGTGCCATTGCTTTGCTGATTAGAGGCTGGAAATCAGGCTGATGCGCCCAGATATCCAACTGCTCGTAACGCAGGCTGTAGTCATAGTTGACCTTGCGGCAGGTGTAGTTGAACGGCTCCATTTTGCTGTTATCGGCCGGGTTGCGGCGCGTGGTGGTGCTGTTGTTCACACCGGCCAGCGGGGCGTTGCTGCCGATCAGTACTTTCTGGCCGATCTGTTGGGTCACGCCGAAGACGTTAATCTTGCTCAGGAAAGAGTCGCTTTCCTGCGCGGCGGCTTCCAGCTTCTGCTGCACCGTCGGATCGACAGCGAATTTTGCCGCGACGGCGGCCGGCGATACGCGGTTTAGCTGGGCCTGCCGGCTGATGTACTGGTCGAACAGCTCGCGGGTAATGTTTTCCATGTTCGTTTCTCTTGTAGTGAATATCGGTCAGGCGCTGGCTTAGTAGTCAGCCAACTGCGCGTTACCACCACCGCCGGCCGGCGGGCGACGGCTGAAGTTGCCGTCCGTGGTTTCAACCTTCTGCTGCATCGCAGCCAGGTCAGCGGTCAACTTCGCGATGGCCTGCGTGTTGCTGGCGCTTTCCTGCGCGGTGGCGCTGAACTGGTCGGTTAAATCGGCCTGCGACTGCGCCACGGCCTCTACCGCCTGATGCACCTGGCTGAAGCGTTCATCGTCGGTTTTCTTGCCCTTGCCGAGGATGCCCATGACGCGGGAGAACCACTCGTTGCCGGTGGTTGAGCGCGACTGGTCTGCCTGCATCAACTCAGCTTCGAAAGCGGCGGTGAACATCGTCGGCTCGGCATCTGCGGTGTTGAACCGCATGATCTCCCCGCGCTTCTCGGCGGCGAATTTCAGCTTGTCAGTGCCCAGACTGGCCGGGGTGTCGGTCATCGCCAGACCGACCAGGTACGGGCCGTTGGTCAGTGAAAACTTTGGATGGATCTCGACGCTGGAATAAATCTTCTTCCCGTCGTCGGTCATGGTCTTCATGCGTGCCGTAGGCTCGATCTCTGCGTACAACGCAGCTTCGCCAGTCAGCGGGCCGTCGGAAATGTCTTCGGCGGATAGGGCCATCACGTCACCCATGGCGCAGAAGGTGCTGTCAGGGAACGGGGAAAGGTAGTGCTCGATATTGACGCGGGCGCCATACACCGCCGGGTTATACGACGCCGCCATCGCATGGATCTGATCGCGGGTGACCTGACGGCCGTCGATAGTGACGCCGGAGGTCATAACGCGGAATTTCTTACGGGTGCTCGTTGTGCTTGCCATGTCTGCTTGCTCACGATTCTGTTGAGTTCCCGGTGATGATGGCAGGGCGCCCGGCCCCGTCTCAACGCGTTGTTGTTGTCGGAGAACGGCGACAGCCGGCACCGCGAGAAAGCCCCCGCGCGCGCGGGTTAACCTCCCCGGCAGGACATGGGGGAGACAATGACGGTTCAGGAAACATTCACTAGGCACCGCGCACGACAGCTTTACTGGCAGGGCTACCCGCCGGCGGAAATCGCGCGCCTGATGGGTATCAATCAGAACACGGTTTACGCCTGGAAGAAGCGCGACGAATGGGATGAAACGCCACCGATCCAGCGCGTCACCACCTCGATTGATGCGCGCCTGGTGCAGCTGACCGGCAAGGACAAGAAGAGCGGCGGCGACTTCAAGGAAATCGACCTGCTGACGCGCCAGCTGAAGAAGCTGGACAACGGCACGCCGGCCACCCAGCCGAAAAAGAAGGTGCGCAAGAAGCAAAACTTCTTCTCTGAGTCGCAGATCGCGCAGCTGCGGCAGAACATCCTGGGGTCGCTGCACTGGCACCAGCAAGGCTGGTATGACAATCACCACCACCGCAACCGGATGATCCTGAAGAGTCGCCAGGTGGGGGCGACCTGGTATTTTGCACGCGAGGCGCTGATACGCGCGTTATCTGACGATGTGAAGTACAAGCACCAGCTCAACCAGATCTTTCTGTCGGCCAGCCGCCGGCAGGCGTACCAGTTCCGCAGCTTCATTCGTTCCGCCGCGGCGGAGGTCGACGTCGAGCTGAAGGGCGGCGACATGATCCAGCTTTTCAACGGCGCCGAGCTGCACTTCCTCGGCACGTCTGCAGCGACGGCGCAGTCCTACACCGGCAACCTGTTCTTTGACGAGTTTTTCTGGGTGGGCCAGTTCGCCAACCTGAAAAAAGTCGCCGGCGCCATGGCGACGCTGAAAGGGCTGACGCGTACCTACTTCTCCACGCCATCGGCGGAAAGCCATGAAGCGTACCCGTTTTGGACAGGGGAGGCGTTCAACAAGGGGCGCGCCAGCAGTAGTCGCGTGGAGTTCGACACGTCCTGGAAGACGCTGAACAGCGGGCTGATGTGCCCTGACAAGATCTGGCGCCAGATCGTCACGTTGCAGGACGCCATCGATCACGGCTGGGATTTGACAGATATCGATGAAATCCGCGACGAGAACAGCCCGGAGGAATACGACAACCTCTACGGCTGCCAGTTTATCCGCAACGGTGAATCGGCCTTTGACTACAACATGCTGCTGACCTGCGGCGCCGATGGTTATGACGACTGGCTCGACTGGAAACCCTACGCCATGCGGCCGCTGGCCGATCGGCCTGTCTGGATTGGTTACGACCCGAACGGCGCCAGCGGGAAAGGTGA
It includes:
- a CDS encoding lysozyme, with amino-acid sequence MRRKSVIACSVAAIVALAGALWPEKVRTSQAAQLKMAKYEDCRKTPYYCPAGVLTIGMGSTTRVEDRQYSETEIAERWVNDLVRAEKCINSNFNGAAAPQFVFEALTDVSFNVGCTGISWFTDRQGKKQRTTLWKYAQGGNWPGVCQRLTDFVNSDGKRLQGLVNRREEFKAWCLSDPALRGAE
- a CDS encoding tail protein X, which encodes MKVQAMQGDTLDLLCQRHYGTTQGVTEIVLAANPGIAEQIFLTAGQVVELPEIERSTQQETVQLWT
- a CDS encoding head completion/stabilization protein, whose product is MSLVAGRTVTPAADDVPDTDDGGETITAGPFWPAIALKDVRLEMRITGAVTTTRLKQAAIEATGHVIDQLTGWQASQLKAGFTSLETVPARQINDVSVKIHRYRRAVFSITRALLIENYRDVDTTGDAGEKRAAGLTLQAADLWRDARWAIADIRDEVRNFAEAF
- the gpM gene encoding phage terminase small subunit, encoding MLTPAQRHFQRVMAERHGKTEEFTEAARTAHEQILHRLRMDQSALKRVQSDQAKAEMKKQLLPHYEGWIEGTLDGNSGRQDEVIVTLMIWAIDAGDYPLAVRIGRYVIEHNLAMPDQFRRTAATALVEELCDPILVQVKADESTDLTAHLQVLDELAQIVDGKDMPDVVLAKLFKVRGFALRGGDDSAQAKALELLRQALKLDANAGVKKAIESLARQVKKASQTTDGAGDNDADTSGTAATTDAAAASKTTVPATQRRQRSSTARKPSAAKKPAGKGAGKKTKQDATE
- a CDS encoding phage major capsid protein, P2 family, which encodes MENITRELFDQYISRQAQLNRVSPAAVAAKFAVDPTVQQKLEAAAQESDSFLSKINVFGVTQQIGQKVLIGSNAPLAGVNNSTTTRRNPADNSKMEPFNYTCRKVNYDYSLRYEQLDIWAHQPDFQPLISKAMARQMSLDRIMIGFNGTNYADPSNRAANPLLQDCGIGWLEKIRTEAPHRMISGVTVTARDDDNKIIAKGTYGNLTSAVYDAKNSLMEEWHKRNPDNVVILAGDLLTSSNFPAINAMSQTNPNTEMLAGQLIVAQERVGNMPTFIAPYFPVNGILITPFKNLSVYYQRGSLRRSIKEEPEYNRVATYQSSNDDFVVEDYGNVAFIDGITFAQPENGG
- a CDS encoding GPO family capsid scaffolding protein; the protein is MASTTSTRKKFRVMTSGVTIDGRQVTRDQIHAMAASYNPAVYGARVNIEHYLSPFPDSTFCAMGDVMALSAEDISDGPLTGEAALYAEIEPTARMKTMTDDGKKIYSSVEIHPKFSLTNGPYLVGLAMTDTPASLGTDKLKFAAEKRGEIMRFNTADAEPTMFTAAFEAELMQADQSRSTTGNEWFSRVMGILGKGKKTDDERFSQVHQAVEAVAQSQADLTDQFSATAQESASNTQAIAKLTADLAAMQQKVETTDGNFSRRPPAGGGGNAQLADY
- a CDS encoding terminase large subunit domain-containing protein — encoded protein: MTVQETFTRHRARQLYWQGYPPAEIARLMGINQNTVYAWKKRDEWDETPPIQRVTTSIDARLVQLTGKDKKSGGDFKEIDLLTRQLKKLDNGTPATQPKKKVRKKQNFFSESQIAQLRQNILGSLHWHQQGWYDNHHHRNRMILKSRQVGATWYFAREALIRALSDDVKYKHQLNQIFLSASRRQAYQFRSFIRSAAAEVDVELKGGDMIQLFNGAELHFLGTSAATAQSYTGNLFFDEFFWVGQFANLKKVAGAMATLKGLTRTYFSTPSAESHEAYPFWTGEAFNKGRASSSRVEFDTSWKTLNSGLMCPDKIWRQIVTLQDAIDHGWDLTDIDEIRDENSPEEYDNLYGCQFIRNGESAFDYNMLLTCGADGYDDWLDWKPYAMRPLADRPVWIGYDPNGASGKGDSGAISVNAVPLVAGGKFRTIETQRIRGMEFEAQANLIIGMLDRYNVQHIGIDGQGIGEAVWQLVKKKFPAAVCYQFNPASKRMLVLKMQQLVRGGRWEFDRGERDLITAFSAVRKVVTPGGVITYDTDRSRGVSHGDLAWATMLAIINEPLGQDGGSTMTVMEY